Proteins co-encoded in one Azospirillum humicireducens genomic window:
- a CDS encoding CoA transferase subunit A, producing MAKITPLREAVASLVHDGDTVALEGFTHLIPHAAGHEIIRQGRRDLTLVRMTPDLIYDQMIGMGCARKLIFSWGGNPGVGSLHRFRDAVEQGWPHRLETEEHSHAGMANAYVAGASNLPFALLRGYTGSDLPKVNPNIRFVECPFTGEKLAAIPSVRPDVTVIHAQKADRRGNVLIWGILGVQKEAVLAAKRSIVTVEEIVDDLEAPTNACVLPTWAVSAVCHVPGGAYPSYAQGYSERDNSFYKAWDPIARSRETFQAWMQRHVLDTDDFAGFRRVLAESVKEAV from the coding sequence ATGGCGAAGATCACGCCCCTGCGCGAGGCGGTGGCAAGCCTCGTGCATGACGGCGACACGGTCGCCCTGGAGGGATTCACCCACCTGATCCCCCATGCCGCCGGACATGAGATCATCCGGCAGGGCCGGCGCGACCTGACCCTGGTCCGCATGACGCCGGACCTGATCTACGACCAGATGATCGGCATGGGCTGCGCGAGAAAGCTGATCTTCTCCTGGGGCGGCAATCCCGGCGTCGGTTCCCTCCACCGCTTCCGCGACGCGGTCGAGCAGGGCTGGCCCCACCGGCTGGAGACCGAGGAGCACAGCCATGCCGGCATGGCGAACGCCTATGTCGCCGGCGCCTCCAACCTGCCCTTCGCCCTGCTGCGCGGCTACACCGGCTCCGACCTGCCGAAGGTCAATCCCAACATCCGCTTCGTCGAATGCCCCTTTACGGGTGAGAAGCTGGCCGCCATCCCCTCCGTCCGCCCCGACGTGACGGTGATCCACGCCCAGAAGGCCGACCGCCGCGGCAATGTCCTGATCTGGGGCATCCTCGGCGTCCAGAAGGAGGCGGTTCTGGCGGCCAAGCGCTCCATCGTCACCGTGGAGGAGATCGTCGACGATCTGGAGGCGCCGACGAACGCCTGCGTGCTGCCGACCTGGGCCGTCTCCGCCGTCTGCCACGTCCCCGGCGGCGCCTATCCGTCCTATGCGCAGGGCTATTCCGAGCGCGACAACAGCTTCTACAAGGCCTGGGATCCGATCGCCCGCTCGCGCGAGACCTTCCAGGCCTGGATGCAGCGCCATGTCCTGGATACCGACGATTTCGCCGGCTTCCGCCGCGTGCTGGCCGAAAGCGTGAAGGAGGCCGTGTGA
- a CDS encoding CoA-transferase subunit beta yields MSNETLDFTATEIMTVAASRLLQNGTVCFVGIGLPSTAANLARLTHAPDVVLIYESGPIGAKPTVLPLSIGDGDLALTADTVVGTPEIFRYWLQGGRIDVGFLGAAQVDRFANINTTVIGPYDAPKVRLPGAGGAPEIASQAKEVFIVLKQSPKAFVAKLPFVTSAGYLDGGDARAKAGIPGAGPTAVITDLGILTPDPVTKELTLTSIHPGVTVEQVKAATGWDLKISPDLKTTEIPDAGALAALRDLQARTAAAHGQLGGEG; encoded by the coding sequence ATGAGCAACGAAACCCTCGATTTCACCGCGACCGAGATCATGACGGTGGCGGCCAGCCGCCTGCTGCAGAACGGCACCGTCTGCTTCGTCGGCATCGGCCTGCCCTCGACCGCCGCCAACCTCGCCCGGCTGACCCATGCGCCGGACGTGGTGCTGATCTATGAATCCGGCCCGATCGGCGCCAAGCCGACGGTGCTGCCGCTGTCGATCGGCGACGGCGACCTCGCGCTGACCGCCGACACCGTGGTCGGCACGCCGGAGATCTTCCGCTACTGGCTGCAGGGCGGCCGGATCGACGTCGGTTTCCTCGGCGCCGCCCAGGTCGACCGCTTCGCCAACATCAACACCACCGTCATCGGTCCCTATGACGCGCCCAAGGTGCGGCTGCCCGGTGCCGGCGGCGCGCCGGAGATCGCCTCCCAGGCCAAGGAGGTGTTCATCGTGCTGAAGCAGAGCCCGAAGGCCTTCGTCGCCAAGCTGCCCTTCGTCACCTCGGCGGGCTATCTCGACGGCGGGGACGCACGGGCCAAGGCCGGCATCCCCGGCGCCGGCCCGACCGCCGTCATCACCGATCTCGGCATCCTCACCCCCGACCCGGTGACCAAGGAGCTGACCCTGACCAGCATCCACCCCGGCGTGACGGTGGAGCAGGTGAAGGCGGCCACCGGCTGGGACCTGAAGATCTCGCCCGACCTGAAGACCACCGAAATCCCGGACGCCGGCGCGCTGGCCGCGCTGCGCGACCTCCAGGCCCGCACCGCCGCCGCCCACGGGCAACTTGGCGGGGAAGGATAA
- a CDS encoding branched-chain amino acid ABC transporter permease, giving the protein MESIFGIAVDGVAYGMILFIISVGLSVTLGLMRVVNLAHGAFAMVGGYVASYAAQGAGLPYGVALVVAVVLTVLATLPLERLLYRRIYGSANELAQVLLTIGLTFVIVAGMNYLFGPTLKRIPLPELLTGTVELGPKAIPTHRAFVIAAGAATLVGLWWLLERTDFGIRLRAAVDDPAMAAALGIRTERLYLATFALGTGLAALGGVLGAELLPLEPYYAIRYIVLFLAVVAVGGAGSIFGSAAAALALGIVDTAGKYLIPNFGEFFFYAALILILFRWPHGFFKGRTA; this is encoded by the coding sequence ATGGAAAGCATCTTCGGAATCGCGGTCGACGGGGTCGCCTATGGGATGATCCTCTTCATCATCTCCGTCGGGCTGTCGGTGACGCTGGGGCTGATGCGGGTGGTCAATCTGGCGCATGGCGCCTTCGCCATGGTCGGCGGCTATGTCGCGTCCTATGCGGCGCAGGGCGCCGGGCTGCCCTATGGGGTGGCGCTGGTGGTGGCGGTGGTGCTGACGGTGCTGGCGACGCTGCCGCTGGAACGGCTGCTGTACCGCCGCATCTACGGCTCGGCCAACGAGCTGGCGCAGGTTCTGCTGACCATCGGCCTGACCTTCGTCATCGTCGCCGGCATGAACTATCTGTTCGGCCCGACTCTGAAGCGCATCCCGCTGCCGGAGCTGCTGACCGGCACGGTGGAGCTGGGGCCGAAGGCGATCCCGACCCACCGCGCCTTCGTCATCGCCGCCGGTGCCGCGACCCTGGTCGGGCTGTGGTGGCTCTTGGAGCGCACCGATTTCGGCATCCGGCTGCGCGCGGCGGTCGACGATCCGGCGATGGCGGCGGCGCTGGGCATCCGCACCGAGCGGCTCTATCTGGCGACCTTCGCGCTCGGCACCGGGCTGGCGGCGCTGGGCGGCGTGCTGGGGGCGGAACTGCTGCCGCTGGAACCCTATTACGCCATCCGCTACATCGTGCTGTTCCTGGCGGTGGTGGCGGTCGGCGGGGCGGGCAGCATCTTCGGATCGGCCGCGGCGGCGCTGGCATTGGGGATCGTCGACACCGCCGGCAAGTACCTGATCCCGAATTTCGGCGAGTTCTTCTTCTACGCCGCCCTGATCCTGATCCTGTTCCGCTGGCCCCACGGCTTCTTCAAAGGGAGGACGGCATGA
- a CDS encoding branched-chain amino acid ABC transporter permease, giving the protein MTSVAEPDGKAASMTRRLPLAARRELDWIGIPLIAAVGLAAYWLLPDDLALLTRIAASALFVLSLDLVLGYGGIATLGQAAMFGTGAYAAGILAVNWNNDPFAMLAVGGLAGGLIALVTGALILHARGLTLLMLTIAVAQIVQEVANKARDWTGGSDGLSGIDPAPVLGMFRFDMFGHTSYLFALAVLVVGLAVARRIVRSPFGLACRGVKEDPLRISAIGGSPKSYLVALYAVAGVFAGVAGALTAVTSGIVGLDSAGFSWSAEALVMLVLGGTGRLYGAVIGTAAFMGVHHILAANDPYHWMAFIGLFLIGIVLFLPGGIVSVTGRISALLRPRAAPGHEGDRA; this is encoded by the coding sequence ATGACGAGCGTCGCGGAACCTGACGGAAAGGCCGCGTCCATGACCCGACGCCTGCCGCTGGCGGCCCGCCGCGAGCTGGACTGGATCGGCATCCCGCTGATCGCGGCGGTCGGGCTGGCCGCCTATTGGCTGCTGCCGGACGATCTGGCGCTGCTGACCCGCATCGCAGCCTCGGCGCTGTTCGTGCTGTCGCTCGACCTCGTGCTCGGCTATGGCGGGATCGCCACGCTGGGGCAGGCGGCGATGTTCGGCACCGGCGCCTATGCCGCCGGCATCCTCGCGGTCAACTGGAACAACGACCCCTTCGCCATGCTGGCGGTCGGCGGGCTGGCCGGCGGTCTGATCGCGCTTGTCACCGGCGCCCTGATCCTGCATGCCCGCGGCCTGACCCTGCTGATGCTGACCATCGCGGTGGCGCAGATCGTCCAGGAGGTCGCCAACAAGGCGCGCGACTGGACCGGCGGCAGCGACGGCCTGTCGGGCATCGACCCGGCGCCGGTGCTGGGGATGTTCCGCTTCGACATGTTCGGCCACACCTCCTACCTGTTCGCGCTGGCGGTTCTGGTGGTCGGGCTGGCGGTGGCGCGGCGGATCGTGCGCTCGCCCTTCGGGCTGGCCTGCCGCGGGGTTAAGGAGGATCCGCTGCGGATCTCCGCCATCGGCGGTTCGCCGAAATCCTATCTGGTGGCGCTCTATGCGGTGGCCGGCGTCTTCGCCGGGGTGGCGGGGGCGCTGACGGCTGTGACCAGCGGCATCGTCGGGCTGGACAGCGCCGGCTTCTCCTGGTCGGCGGAGGCGCTGGTCATGCTGGTGCTGGGCGGCACCGGGCGGCTCTACGGCGCGGTGATCGGCACGGCGGCCTTCATGGGCGTCCACCACATCCTGGCCGCCAACGACCCCTATCACTGGATGGCCTTCATCGGCCTGTTCCTGATCGGCATCGTCCTGTTCCTGCCGGGCGGCATCGTGTCGGTCACGGGCCGCATCTCCGCCCTGCTGCGCCCGCGGGCCGCGCCGGGCCATGAGGGAGACCGGGCATGA
- a CDS encoding methyl-accepting chemotaxis protein, translated as MTAIWTKAGGTTDDGGTRHRFWTLRRAMVSVVGVLVAALIASQAWVSQRYTDFALTTFDSSAAATLRVLANDRIRKNYTDWLQGHANEWSRDAFLVDSITQKDPAKTMLALKNINARPVVVDREVRLVSIAVFDADMNRIALTGGEQDSVATVGPLFEALKSRDIADKRRPSSLLWRDGQGRPLFSMIVPIGGFRVLGFLEVVTDPLPALSNLGAVLDADIRITDAKGGVLFEAKGGESTHAQLSTTTVALGGDGGLPWATAEISRDVSEFVSATEELRNDALKMVGAFALAVAIAAALLLRVAVIANLRKFARAMEQIAAGDLSIEIPRTGRDELAVMAAALRRLRGSVEQVLLMKRMVDSSPVPTALLRTDGPNGEGQVGFVNPAARSFCETHGIDPTSPDLLAQGPDFTAACTDPARPPIPRRTLTVGETTVEAHVDTVFDDQGNVLGKTLSWTDVTEQMRSAALARQLMEDVHQVASGVATQSGQLRELADALRRESAGTIDSTVSAGSFVAESNRNATTCNDSAEVLMDTIGSVSSLATEAAGVVGATLGELAAAREVVGQLGENTEQIRRIVDVITGIAHQTKLLALNATIEAAAAGVAGRGFAVVAAEVKKLAEETANATVQIASSVSAINGSIQNTVGTFARISGSVERINEVQDLIGEAVARQTDSSTDIRNRVGVIAGNTGEVASLIDGVSAQATRTGDIAASLTETANTLAEEAASLHSLLGTLRAGQAA; from the coding sequence ATGACGGCGATCTGGACGAAAGCGGGCGGCACCACGGACGACGGCGGCACGCGCCACCGCTTCTGGACCTTGCGCCGCGCCATGGTGTCGGTGGTGGGCGTGCTGGTGGCGGCGCTGATCGCCAGCCAGGCCTGGGTGTCGCAACGCTACACCGACTTCGCGCTGACCACCTTCGACAGCAGCGCCGCGGCGACGCTGCGGGTGCTCGCCAACGACCGCATCCGCAAGAATTACACGGACTGGCTCCAGGGCCACGCCAACGAATGGAGCCGCGACGCCTTCCTGGTCGACAGCATCACCCAGAAGGACCCGGCCAAGACGATGCTGGCGCTGAAGAACATCAACGCCCGGCCCGTGGTGGTCGACCGCGAGGTGCGGCTGGTCTCGATCGCCGTGTTCGACGCCGACATGAACCGCATCGCCCTCACCGGCGGGGAGCAGGACAGCGTGGCCACCGTCGGCCCGCTGTTCGAGGCGCTGAAGTCGCGCGACATCGCCGACAAGCGGCGCCCGTCCAGCCTGCTGTGGCGCGACGGCCAGGGGCGGCCGCTGTTCAGCATGATCGTGCCGATCGGCGGCTTCCGCGTCCTGGGTTTCCTGGAGGTGGTGACCGATCCGCTGCCCGCCCTGTCCAACCTGGGCGCCGTTCTCGACGCCGACATCCGCATCACCGACGCCAAGGGCGGCGTGCTGTTCGAAGCCAAGGGCGGCGAATCGACCCACGCCCAGCTGTCCACCACCACGGTGGCGCTCGGCGGCGACGGCGGGCTGCCCTGGGCAACGGCGGAGATCTCGCGCGACGTGTCGGAGTTCGTCAGCGCGACCGAGGAGCTGCGCAACGACGCGCTCAAGATGGTCGGCGCCTTCGCGCTGGCCGTCGCCATCGCCGCCGCCCTGCTGCTGCGCGTCGCCGTCATCGCCAACCTGCGCAAATTCGCCCGCGCCATGGAGCAGATCGCCGCCGGCGACCTCTCCATCGAGATCCCCCGCACCGGCCGCGACGAGCTGGCGGTGATGGCCGCCGCCCTGCGCCGCCTGCGCGGCAGCGTCGAGCAGGTGCTGCTGATGAAGCGGATGGTCGACAGCAGCCCGGTGCCCACCGCCCTGCTGCGCACCGATGGGCCGAATGGAGAAGGACAGGTGGGATTCGTCAACCCGGCCGCCCGCAGCTTCTGCGAAACACATGGCATCGACCCGACCAGCCCAGATTTGCTGGCCCAGGGACCTGACTTCACCGCCGCCTGCACCGATCCCGCTCGCCCGCCGATTCCACGCCGCACCCTGACCGTCGGCGAGACGACGGTGGAGGCGCATGTCGACACCGTGTTCGACGACCAGGGCAATGTGCTGGGCAAGACTCTGTCCTGGACCGACGTGACCGAGCAGATGCGTTCCGCCGCCCTCGCCCGCCAGCTGATGGAGGACGTGCATCAGGTGGCGTCGGGCGTCGCCACCCAGTCGGGCCAGCTGCGCGAACTGGCCGATGCGCTGCGCCGGGAATCGGCCGGCACCATCGACAGCACGGTCAGCGCCGGCAGCTTCGTCGCCGAAAGCAACCGCAACGCCACCACCTGCAACGATAGCGCCGAGGTGCTGATGGACACCATCGGCAGCGTCTCCAGCCTCGCGACGGAGGCGGCGGGAGTGGTCGGCGCCACGCTGGGCGAACTGGCCGCCGCCCGCGAGGTGGTCGGCCAGCTGGGCGAGAACACCGAGCAGATCCGCCGGATCGTCGACGTCATCACCGGCATCGCCCACCAGACCAAGCTGTTGGCGCTGAACGCCACCATCGAGGCGGCGGCGGCCGGCGTGGCGGGCCGCGGCTTCGCCGTGGTGGCGGCGGAGGTGAAGAAGCTGGCGGAGGAGACCGCCAACGCCACCGTGCAGATCGCCAGCTCGGTCAGCGCCATCAACGGCAGCATCCAGAACACGGTCGGCACCTTCGCCCGCATCTCCGGCTCGGTCGAGCGCATCAACGAGGTTCAGGATCTGATCGGCGAGGCGGTGGCCCGCCAGACCGACTCCTCCACCGACATCCGCAACCGCGTCGGCGTGATCGCCGGCAACACCGGCGAAGTGGCGAGCCTGATCGACGGGGTCAGCGCCCAGGCCACCCGCACCGGCGACATCGCCGCCTCGCTGACGGAAACGGCGAACACGCTGGCCGAGGAAGCCGCTTCGCTGCATAGTCTGCTCGGCACGCTGCGCGCCGGGCAGGCGGCCTGA
- a CDS encoding ABC transporter substrate-binding protein, with amino-acid sequence MTRTLRNALLGAAFGLALAAGPAGAATIKVGVIAPFSGPFAMFGKTFKEGIAQYQAEHGKTVGADTVEFVFRDLEQTNPAQAKALAQELIVKERVSFLAGFAFTPDAMAVAPLIDEANIPAVVFNAATSAITEKSPRFVRTSFTLWQNTVPLAEHMAKQGIKTAVTAVSDYGPGLDGEAAFKATFEKNGGKVADTIRMPLKSNDFAPFMQRIKDTGAEAVYAFLPAGPTTLAFAKAFADNGLKDKGVKLFGPGDITQEPDLPALGDAVLGMTTSFHYSRAHDSAVNKAFLAKHKELFGNDDNATFTTVGAYDGTHLIYQMIRNGGGKIDGAKAVESVKGLSWESPRGPVTIDPNSRHITQTIYLRTVEKVGNRLENVEKAAFEKQPDYGYKLAK; translated from the coding sequence ATGACGAGGACTCTGCGCAATGCGCTGCTCGGTGCGGCGTTCGGTCTGGCGCTGGCGGCCGGTCCGGCCGGCGCCGCCACCATCAAGGTCGGCGTCATCGCACCCTTTTCCGGGCCGTTCGCGATGTTCGGCAAGACCTTCAAGGAAGGCATCGCCCAATACCAGGCCGAACATGGCAAGACGGTCGGCGCCGATACGGTGGAGTTCGTCTTCCGCGACCTGGAGCAGACCAATCCGGCCCAGGCCAAGGCGCTGGCGCAGGAACTGATCGTCAAGGAGCGGGTGTCCTTCCTGGCCGGCTTCGCCTTCACGCCCGACGCCATGGCGGTCGCGCCGCTGATCGACGAGGCGAACATCCCGGCCGTGGTGTTCAACGCCGCGACCTCCGCCATCACCGAGAAGTCGCCGCGCTTCGTCCGCACCTCCTTCACCCTGTGGCAGAACACGGTTCCGCTGGCCGAGCATATGGCCAAGCAGGGCATCAAGACGGCGGTCACGGCGGTCAGCGACTACGGTCCCGGCCTGGACGGCGAGGCGGCCTTCAAGGCGACCTTCGAGAAGAATGGCGGCAAGGTGGCCGACACCATCCGCATGCCGCTGAAATCGAACGATTTCGCGCCCTTCATGCAGCGGATCAAGGACACCGGCGCCGAGGCGGTCTATGCCTTCCTGCCCGCCGGCCCGACCACGCTGGCCTTCGCCAAGGCCTTCGCCGACAACGGGCTGAAGGACAAGGGCGTCAAGCTGTTCGGCCCCGGCGACATCACGCAGGAGCCCGATCTGCCGGCGCTGGGCGACGCCGTGCTGGGCATGACCACCAGCTTCCATTACAGCCGCGCCCACGACTCCGCGGTGAACAAGGCGTTCCTCGCCAAGCACAAGGAACTGTTCGGCAACGACGACAACGCCACCTTCACCACGGTCGGCGCCTATGACGGCACCCACCTGATCTATCAGATGATCAGGAACGGCGGCGGCAAGATCGACGGCGCCAAGGCGGTGGAGTCGGTGAAGGGGCTGAGCTGGGAAAGCCCGCGCGGGCCGGTGACCATCGATCCGAACAGCCGCCACATCACCCAGACCATCTATCTGCGCACGGTCGAGAAGGTCGGAAACCGGCTGGAGAATGTCGAGAAGGCAGCGTTCGAGAAACAGCCGGATTATGGGTACAAGCTGGCGAAGTAA
- a CDS encoding amino acid ABC transporter substrate-binding protein, with amino-acid sequence MRLLLLVLLVLVLAPPALTPPAWAGDGDTLERIHGRGFLICGLRSGVSGISFSDPQGHLDGFLVDVCRVFAAATLGNAQAIRVVRLPEKPQEFQAVEKHEVDVALTTTTWTFSRDLSYDIEFLMPLLHDGQGFAIHADGTPPPLDRLGARTVCVKTATTTVRNLEDHIRKSDLPWTMRTFQTLDEALQAFLAHECDLLTTDRTVMVTSLAGYRQAGMGIHIYPDVISREPLTPYIARGDRNWYDIARWVLHAIVLADAKGVTSADVQAGRIPDDPELHRLLGHAGSVSRTLGLPDDWALQVLAQVGNYGEIFTRNLAVPYGMERGQNRPWTQGGLLYAPPFR; translated from the coding sequence ATGCGGCTGCTGTTGCTTGTGCTGCTGGTGCTGGTGCTGGCCCCGCCGGCGCTCACCCCGCCGGCCTGGGCCGGGGACGGCGACACGCTGGAGCGCATCCACGGCCGCGGCTTCCTGATCTGCGGCCTGCGCAGCGGCGTCAGCGGCATCTCCTTCTCCGACCCGCAGGGACACCTGGACGGTTTCCTGGTCGATGTCTGCCGGGTCTTCGCCGCGGCGACGCTCGGCAACGCCCAGGCGATCCGCGTCGTCCGCCTGCCCGAGAAGCCGCAGGAGTTCCAGGCGGTGGAGAAGCACGAGGTCGACGTGGCGCTGACCACCACGACCTGGACCTTCAGCCGCGACCTCTCCTACGACATCGAGTTCCTGATGCCGCTGCTGCATGACGGCCAGGGCTTCGCCATCCACGCGGACGGCACGCCGCCGCCGCTCGACCGGCTGGGCGCCCGCACCGTCTGCGTCAAGACCGCCACCACCACGGTCCGCAACCTGGAGGACCATATCCGCAAGTCCGATCTGCCCTGGACGATGCGCACCTTCCAGACGCTGGACGAGGCATTGCAGGCCTTCCTGGCCCATGAATGCGACCTGCTGACCACCGACCGCACGGTTATGGTCACCTCGCTGGCCGGCTACCGGCAGGCCGGGATGGGCATCCACATCTATCCCGATGTGATCTCGCGCGAGCCGCTGACGCCCTACATCGCGCGCGGCGACCGCAACTGGTACGACATCGCCCGCTGGGTGCTCCACGCCATCGTGCTGGCCGACGCCAAGGGCGTCACCTCGGCCGACGTGCAGGCCGGCCGCATCCCCGACGACCCCGAACTGCACCGCCTGCTGGGCCACGCCGGCAGCGTTTCCCGCACCCTCGGCCTGCCCGACGACTGGGCCCTGCAGGTGTTGGCGCAGGTCGGAAACTATGGCGAGATCTTCACCCGCAACCTGGCTGTCCCCTACGGCATGGAGCGCGGGCAGAACAGGCCCTGGACCCAGGGCGGGCTGCTCTATGCGCCGCCGTTCCGGTAG
- a CDS encoding ABC transporter ATP-binding protein has product MPTEAVGSLEVTDLRAGYGKTLILDGISFSVPAGGRLALLGRNGVGKTTTLATLVGQTTRHGGAIRLDGAELGGMSSSARAAAGLGYVPQTRDIFKSLTVEENLVTGLKGRPRSALEEAYTLFPRLAERRRNGGGELSGGEQQMLSVARALLGKPTVLLLDEPLEGLAPVICDMLMAALSNLDMTILLVEQQVDRALEFADRVVFLDRGRVVHAGPAAQAKADAALLERHLGVALAA; this is encoded by the coding sequence ATGCCCACTGAAGCGGTCGGAAGCCTGGAGGTCACGGATCTGCGCGCCGGCTACGGCAAGACGCTGATCCTCGACGGCATCTCCTTCAGCGTGCCGGCCGGCGGGCGGCTGGCCCTGCTCGGCCGCAACGGGGTGGGCAAGACGACGACGCTGGCGACGCTGGTCGGCCAGACCACCCGCCATGGCGGCGCCATCCGGCTGGACGGGGCGGAACTCGGCGGGATGAGCAGTTCGGCGCGGGCGGCGGCCGGGCTGGGCTATGTCCCGCAGACGCGCGACATCTTCAAGTCGCTGACGGTGGAGGAGAACCTCGTCACCGGGCTGAAGGGCCGTCCGCGCTCGGCGCTGGAGGAGGCTTACACGCTGTTCCCGCGGCTGGCCGAGCGGCGGCGCAACGGCGGCGGCGAGCTGTCGGGCGGCGAGCAGCAGATGCTGTCGGTCGCCCGCGCCCTGCTGGGCAAGCCGACGGTGCTTCTGCTGGACGAACCGCTGGAGGGGCTGGCCCCGGTCATCTGCGACATGCTGATGGCGGCGCTGTCGAATCTCGACATGACCATCCTGCTGGTGGAGCAGCAGGTCGACCGCGCGCTGGAGTTTGCCGACCGCGTGGTCTTCCTCGACCGCGGCCGGGTGGTGCATGCCGGGCCGGCGGCGCAGGCGAAGGCCGATGCGGCGCTGCTGGAACGGCATCTGGGCGTGGCGCTGGCGGCGTAG
- a CDS encoding ABC transporter ATP-binding protein: MSAQTAGIGTIGETKLLEVEGLSKNFGGLQVSSDISMTLRAGDRCALIGPNGAGKTTFVNLVTGVIPPSAGTIRLDGRDVTRLSAAERVRLGLIRSFQVARLFKSMTVREHLELAVLQRDRRTFRMFASVAKVAGLADEVAGLLDSMGLAAVAHTAVGSLAYGQQRLLEIALALAMKPKVLILDEPAAGVPHSESQRILDAIDRLPKDLAVLMIEHDMDLVFRFASSIVVLAQGRLLCSGTAKEIVADPRVREVYLGSRTNAH; encoded by the coding sequence ATGAGCGCGCAAACCGCCGGGATCGGCACCATCGGTGAGACGAAGCTGCTGGAGGTGGAGGGGCTATCCAAGAATTTCGGCGGCCTCCAGGTGTCCTCCGACATCTCCATGACGCTGCGGGCGGGCGACCGCTGCGCCCTGATCGGGCCGAACGGGGCGGGGAAGACCACCTTCGTCAACCTCGTCACCGGGGTGATCCCGCCCAGCGCCGGCACCATCCGGCTGGACGGCCGCGACGTGACCCGTCTGTCGGCGGCGGAGCGGGTGCGGCTGGGGCTGATCCGCAGCTTCCAGGTGGCCCGGCTGTTCAAGTCGATGACGGTGCGCGAGCATCTGGAACTGGCCGTTTTGCAGCGCGACCGCCGCACCTTCCGGATGTTCGCCTCTGTCGCGAAGGTGGCCGGTCTGGCCGACGAGGTGGCGGGGCTGCTCGACAGCATGGGGCTGGCGGCGGTGGCGCACACCGCGGTCGGCTCGCTCGCCTACGGGCAGCAGCGGCTGCTGGAGATCGCGCTGGCGCTCGCCATGAAGCCGAAGGTGTTGATCCTGGACGAGCCGGCGGCCGGCGTGCCCCATTCGGAAAGCCAGCGCATCCTCGACGCCATCGACCGGCTGCCCAAGGATCTGGCGGTGCTGATGATCGAGCACGACATGGACCTCGTCTTCCGCTTCGCCAGTTCGATCGTCGTGCTGGCGCAGGGGCGGCTTCTGTGCAGCGGCACCGCCAAGGAGATCGTCGCCGACCCGCGCGTGCGCGAGGTCTATCTGGGGAGCCGGACCAATGCCCACTGA